The following are from one region of the Rosistilla carotiformis genome:
- a CDS encoding response regulator, translated as MRTVQTQFLDLQKMLAVVQENSNFPSVHSSQPQEVIAVYCDATESAQSLAEPTACVALSSRDLDGAPSTALSSTAMQRIDDATAPKILLVEDNQINQMLAQEVLVGKAWKCEIATNGIEALDAIGTKAFDLILMDCQMPIMDGFSATREIRKRQLDGRVTHRCPIIAVTANALKGDRQKCLEAGMDDYLAKPFNPNQLTEIIEQWLPAEPPTKSADSGDDSGDDRPIGDEATPFVRKEFLERCMGDLSFAESLLESFQADSLARVEEIVMHARQRNAVAAGQAAHTLKGMAGILAAHPLQSIAAEIEQAGRDEHLDEIVDLIDDLQNEVARCVAYIPSLTQPELESA; from the coding sequence GTGCGTACCGTTCAAACCCAGTTTCTGGACCTGCAGAAGATGTTAGCCGTCGTTCAAGAGAACTCAAATTTTCCCTCTGTCCATTCAAGCCAACCGCAAGAGGTGATCGCTGTGTACTGCGATGCAACCGAATCCGCACAATCACTGGCCGAGCCCACCGCTTGCGTCGCATTGTCATCCCGCGATCTCGATGGCGCTCCATCGACCGCCCTGTCGTCGACTGCGATGCAACGGATCGATGATGCCACGGCCCCCAAGATTCTGCTTGTCGAAGACAATCAAATCAATCAAATGCTGGCCCAAGAAGTGTTGGTGGGGAAGGCTTGGAAATGCGAGATTGCGACCAATGGAATCGAAGCGTTGGATGCTATCGGAACCAAGGCATTCGACCTGATTCTGATGGACTGCCAAATGCCGATCATGGATGGCTTTTCGGCGACGCGTGAAATTCGGAAACGACAGCTGGATGGCCGCGTTACCCACCGATGTCCGATCATCGCGGTTACGGCAAACGCGCTGAAAGGGGATCGCCAGAAGTGTCTCGAGGCGGGCATGGACGATTACCTTGCCAAGCCTTTTAACCCGAATCAATTGACGGAGATCATTGAACAGTGGCTGCCGGCCGAACCGCCGACCAAGTCCGCCGACTCGGGCGACGACTCGGGCGACGACAGGCCGATTGGTGACGAAGCGACGCCCTTTGTTCGCAAAGAATTTTTAGAGCGTTGCATGGGAGACTTGAGTTTCGCCGAGTCGCTGTTGGAATCGTTTCAGGCCGACAGTCTCGCCCGTGTCGAAGAGATCGTCATGCACGCCCGTCAACGCAACGCGGTGGCTGCGGGGCAGGCCGCCCATACATTAAAAGGGATGGCCGGAATCCTTGCAGCGCACCCGTTACAGTCGATCGCCGCAGAGATCGAACAGGCGGGGCGCGATGAGCATCTGGACGAGATCGTCGACCTGATCGACGACCTGCAGAATGAAGTCGCCCGCTGCGTCGCGTACATCCCGTCGCTAACTCAGCCCGAACTCGAATCCGCCTAA
- a CDS encoding DUF11 domain-containing protein, protein MDMFWNRNRKPQANRRRRALRAEALEARLPLASDFGGVIGTVYNDLTGDGLTGDDLPPTPAVTLHLYRDGGDGVLSSSGGGTAGDDVFLESTTTDGTGDYAFNRLTAGTYFVERVLPSGFIERSGENAVTFTITPADASGATSGTLVDNFLAGTQNLEATSATTTDESYFSDASILGGERDLLLTYTAGLRVNLDTDPSEGTILYSSPSNALGGFEIVYDGVDGSSAINMTGLGGANLDDSGRAEYLQMMLGADVSGVPITITVFDDAANYSTIQTTVPQTALGAASEELLLRLSDFVPTGTGADFSSVGAIRIAITGSAAFDSEVAVIGTLGQTNQTANFAMFEPMTLGNLVFNDLNGNSTFDSGIDVGVANVDLTLYADTDGNGEFTPGTDVQVDTTTTDANGLYTFTNLAPGSYIVQVNESNFSTGNPLAQFQSSPGNPDPDNDVDNDDNGVLLAGQGAVSLAVSLVASSEPTDDGDTDNSTNLTVDFGFFASSDLSITKADTPDPVVAGNTLTYTLTVLNNGPVDATGVTVVDTLPTNVQIDTITTSQGTSTTNGNVVTVDVGSIANGGNATIVITVTVDPDVTSQISNTATVSGDQPDDDPSNNTATAPTDVNTQVDLVIAKVDQTAPVSAGGTLEYVITVTNNGPSVATNVVVSDTLPTGLTFASGTASQGTVSNVGNAITGLLGTLASGASATITLMTDVASSVSGSISNTATVTSDGTETNTANNTATEQTPVGRTIDLAVTKQDSVDPVVPGNQMTYTLVVTNNGPSDASGVILTDVLPSGLTLVSNTATQGTVSSSGSTVTANLGNLASGATATITLTVNVASSVTAAFTNTATVTANETDSVAANNTASEPTAVDRQFDLRVEKSDSADPATPGGTLTYTITVFNDGPSDATGITLTDTLPAGVTFASGSNGLTAAGSVVTANIASLASGASVPFTITVNIDPTATGTLSNTASVSTTTGTELNTTNNSDTETTLLTPSIDLSITKTDSATTVRNGDTLTYTIVVTNSGPSTATGVTVSDPFPAGVTVTSVTSTVGTVTNTANNVSGTIGTLAPGASATITVLATVNMATTGTIINTATVSATQTESNTANNSASDTTIVDPVDGSLAGSVYFDANRNGQRDTGEVGIEGVLITLTGTDLLGNTINRTQTTDSNGDYLFDDLAAGTYRLAESQPSSFDDGEEESNPSLPTSVQNDVFASINFSPSDQGVNFNFGEERTFSKRSFLASALNS, encoded by the coding sequence ATGGATATGTTCTGGAATCGTAACCGCAAACCACAAGCAAATCGTCGCCGTCGCGCACTGCGTGCCGAAGCCTTGGAAGCACGGCTCCCGCTGGCGAGCGATTTTGGTGGCGTGATCGGAACCGTCTACAATGACCTGACGGGGGACGGATTAACGGGGGACGATCTCCCCCCCACCCCGGCCGTAACCTTGCACCTGTATCGCGACGGGGGTGATGGCGTACTCAGCTCGTCGGGCGGCGGCACGGCAGGCGACGACGTTTTCCTCGAAAGCACCACAACCGATGGGACAGGCGATTATGCATTTAATCGTTTAACCGCAGGCACCTATTTTGTCGAACGCGTCCTTCCCTCGGGATTCATCGAACGCAGCGGTGAAAACGCGGTCACATTCACGATCACTCCAGCGGATGCCTCCGGAGCGACATCGGGAACGCTGGTCGACAACTTTCTTGCCGGCACACAAAACTTGGAAGCCACGTCGGCGACAACGACTGACGAAAGCTACTTTTCCGACGCATCGATCCTCGGTGGGGAACGCGACCTGCTGCTGACCTATACCGCGGGCCTGCGCGTCAATCTGGACACCGACCCTTCCGAGGGGACGATCCTGTACAGCTCACCCAGCAACGCATTGGGTGGATTTGAAATCGTCTACGATGGCGTCGATGGTTCAAGTGCGATCAACATGACAGGTCTCGGCGGCGCGAATCTCGATGACAGCGGCCGGGCGGAATACCTGCAAATGATGTTGGGCGCCGACGTTTCGGGCGTTCCCATCACGATCACGGTTTTTGACGACGCCGCGAACTATTCGACGATCCAAACGACCGTGCCACAAACCGCATTGGGAGCTGCGTCGGAAGAGTTGTTGCTCCGATTATCCGACTTCGTCCCCACCGGCACCGGCGCCGACTTCAGCAGCGTCGGCGCGATTCGGATCGCAATCACTGGTTCGGCGGCGTTCGACAGCGAGGTCGCAGTGATCGGAACGTTGGGGCAAACCAACCAGACCGCAAACTTCGCGATGTTTGAACCGATGACGCTCGGGAACCTTGTATTCAACGACCTCAACGGCAACAGCACCTTCGACAGCGGAATCGATGTCGGAGTCGCCAATGTGGATCTGACCTTGTACGCGGACACCGACGGGAACGGCGAGTTTACACCGGGAACCGATGTCCAAGTCGACACCACCACAACCGATGCCAACGGGCTTTACACTTTCACCAACCTTGCTCCAGGCAGCTACATCGTCCAAGTCAACGAGAGCAATTTCTCGACCGGAAATCCGCTGGCACAATTCCAATCCAGCCCTGGCAACCCCGATCCCGACAACGATGTCGACAACGATGACAACGGGGTGCTCTTGGCTGGACAAGGCGCAGTCTCGTTGGCAGTCTCGCTGGTCGCAAGCAGCGAACCGACCGACGATGGCGATACCGACAACAGCACCAATCTGACCGTCGACTTCGGCTTCTTCGCCTCATCGGACCTTTCGATCACCAAAGCCGACACGCCCGACCCCGTGGTCGCTGGCAACACGCTCACCTATACCTTGACGGTTCTCAACAACGGACCGGTCGATGCCACGGGGGTGACCGTCGTCGACACCCTCCCCACCAACGTGCAGATCGATACGATCACGACCAGCCAAGGAACGTCGACCACCAACGGCAACGTCGTCACCGTCGACGTGGGCAGCATTGCCAACGGGGGCAATGCCACGATCGTGATCACCGTGACGGTCGATCCGGACGTGACTTCCCAAATCTCCAACACCGCCACGGTCTCGGGAGATCAGCCCGACGACGATCCCTCCAACAACACCGCAACCGCGCCAACGGATGTGAACACGCAGGTCGATCTCGTAATCGCCAAGGTGGATCAAACCGCACCGGTCTCGGCCGGCGGAACGCTGGAATATGTGATCACGGTGACGAATAACGGTCCATCGGTGGCGACCAATGTTGTCGTCAGCGATACGCTTCCGACCGGACTCACCTTCGCCAGCGGAACCGCTTCGCAAGGCACGGTCAGCAACGTCGGCAACGCGATCACCGGCCTACTGGGAACACTGGCCAGCGGGGCTTCCGCAACGATCACCTTGATGACCGATGTCGCTTCGTCGGTCTCGGGATCCATTTCCAACACGGCCACGGTCACCTCCGACGGCACCGAAACCAACACCGCCAACAACACGGCGACCGAACAAACCCCGGTGGGTCGCACGATCGACCTCGCGGTCACCAAACAGGACAGCGTCGACCCGGTTGTTCCCGGAAACCAGATGACCTACACCCTGGTCGTGACCAACAACGGCCCGTCGGATGCCTCGGGAGTGATCTTGACCGACGTGCTGCCTAGCGGCCTGACATTGGTCAGCAACACCGCCACGCAAGGAACGGTTTCCAGCTCCGGCAGCACCGTTACGGCCAACCTGGGCAATCTGGCATCGGGTGCAACCGCCACGATTACACTCACGGTGAATGTTGCCTCTTCGGTCACCGCCGCGTTCACGAACACCGCTACGGTCACGGCCAACGAAACCGATTCGGTGGCCGCCAACAACACCGCCAGCGAACCAACGGCTGTCGACCGCCAATTCGATCTGCGGGTGGAAAAGAGCGATTCGGCCGATCCTGCGACACCCGGCGGCACGTTGACCTACACGATCACCGTTTTCAACGATGGCCCATCGGACGCAACCGGGATCACGTTGACCGACACGTTGCCAGCGGGCGTCACGTTTGCCAGCGGATCCAACGGTCTGACGGCCGCGGGATCGGTCGTCACCGCAAACATCGCCTCGCTCGCCTCGGGCGCCTCGGTTCCCTTCACCATCACGGTGAACATCGATCCGACCGCCACGGGGACGCTCAGCAACACGGCTTCGGTTTCGACAACGACCGGTACCGAATTGAACACGACAAACAATTCCGACACCGAAACCACGCTCTTGACCCCGTCGATCGATCTATCGATCACGAAGACCGATTCGGCGACGACGGTACGGAACGGCGATACGCTAACCTACACGATCGTCGTCACCAACTCGGGCCCTTCGACGGCAACCGGCGTCACCGTCTCGGATCCGTTCCCCGCAGGCGTAACGGTGACTTCGGTCACCAGCACCGTGGGCACGGTTACCAACACCGCCAACAATGTCTCGGGAACGATCGGCACACTCGCCCCCGGCGCATCGGCGACGATCACCGTCTTGGCAACCGTCAACATGGCGACGACGGGAACGATCATCAATACGGCCACCGTCTCGGCCACTCAAACCGAATCGAACACCGCCAACAATTCAGCTTCCGACACGACGATCGTCGATCCGGTCGACGGCAGCTTGGCGGGATCGGTCTACTTTGACGCCAATCGCAATGGTCAACGCGACACCGGAGAAGTCGGCATCGAAGGCGTTTTGATCACCCTGACGGGAACCGATCTGTTGGGCAACACCATCAATCGAACGCAAACCACCGATAGCAACGGGGACTATCTGTTCGACGATCTGGCGGCGGGAACGTATCGCTTGGCAGAATCGCAGCCAAGCAGCTTTGACGACGGCGAAGAGGAATCAAATCCTTCCTTACCGACCAGCGTCCAGAACGATGTGTTTGCATCGATCAACTTCAGCCCTAGCGATCAGGGCGTCAATTTCAACTTCGGCGAAGAACGCACGTTCAGCAAGCGTAGCTTCTTGGCGTCGGCGTTGAATTCTTAA
- a CDS encoding DUF4159 domain-containing protein, translating to MQAQVTAEAVQHSIDRGVAFLKKQQSAETGGWQEYTNQSCGLSALCTLALLNCGLDHNDPEVANALNYLRQAEPKRTYSIALQTMVFCQARQARDLAAIRNNVRLLEGLMIRRDDGPYNSGGWPYQTGQGNGDPSNSQFALLALSAAEERGVAVSKEVFEIAEKYWLDRQQRQGGWTYSSTAQGAPASGSMTCAGIASLVITRGRTGKSQARIEKGMIQCCGADVEQRDPIQAGLDWLGKNFLVSANPGVRVHGLYYLYALERVGRLTGHRLIGGHDWYREGAEYLLKRQDGFEGFWRGVGHDDSIPTVGTSFALLFLAKGKRQVVISRLQHGVASDWNWHPDALRQLTHHVERKWQQDLTWQTVQLAGASVEELLKSPVLFISGSGPLVTTPQQRDALKQYVEQGGFIFAQATAASGCQPSREFEQSLRQLVEELFDAPLEKLPVDHPIWNAEYRLKPTKMPDNFWLYGVQACCRTSIVYSPVSLACLWELSDPTGRRELPERWKPAIETAAQLGQNVIAYATGRRLRDKLDGQTVLVPQTDLEMSPRNTMIVPQLEIGAGGDEAPRALPNLMEWMRRQVATEIASPAEMAGFNAKTLQDYSIVFMHGRYRFTLTEAQRNVLRDFLTSGGTVFAGSICGNDEFSQSFRREMQLVLPGVPLAPLPADHEAFTSRFRGYNLSSVTLRKPVEGESGIVVSQKVGAPLIEVMRQDDRDCVFFSPFDLSCALENQGGIQCAGYDTVDAAKIGINLILYAMLQ from the coding sequence GTGCAAGCTCAAGTTACTGCCGAAGCGGTCCAGCATTCGATCGATCGGGGCGTCGCGTTTTTAAAGAAGCAGCAGTCAGCGGAAACCGGTGGCTGGCAGGAATATACGAATCAGAGCTGTGGATTGTCGGCGCTGTGTACGTTGGCGCTGCTGAATTGTGGTCTGGACCACAACGATCCGGAGGTCGCAAACGCGTTGAACTATTTGCGGCAAGCGGAGCCCAAGCGGACGTATTCGATCGCGCTGCAGACGATGGTGTTTTGCCAAGCCCGACAGGCGCGCGATCTTGCGGCGATACGTAATAACGTTCGGCTGCTGGAAGGATTGATGATCCGCCGCGACGACGGACCTTACAATTCGGGCGGCTGGCCCTACCAAACCGGGCAAGGGAACGGCGATCCTTCCAATTCGCAGTTTGCACTGTTGGCCCTTAGCGCCGCCGAGGAGCGTGGCGTGGCGGTTTCGAAGGAGGTTTTCGAGATCGCGGAAAAGTATTGGTTGGATCGCCAGCAGCGTCAGGGAGGTTGGACCTATTCCTCCACCGCGCAAGGGGCTCCGGCCAGCGGAAGCATGACCTGCGCCGGGATCGCATCGCTGGTGATCACTCGTGGTCGAACGGGCAAGAGCCAGGCGAGGATCGAAAAAGGAATGATCCAGTGCTGCGGAGCCGATGTCGAGCAACGCGATCCGATCCAGGCGGGCTTGGATTGGTTGGGGAAGAACTTTCTTGTGTCGGCGAATCCAGGCGTTCGGGTGCATGGATTGTATTATCTCTATGCCTTGGAACGCGTCGGTCGCTTGACCGGACATCGTTTAATCGGTGGGCACGACTGGTATCGCGAAGGCGCTGAATATTTGCTGAAGCGTCAGGATGGTTTTGAAGGCTTTTGGCGCGGCGTAGGGCATGACGACAGCATTCCCACGGTCGGCACGTCGTTCGCGCTGTTGTTCCTTGCGAAGGGAAAGCGGCAAGTGGTGATCAGCCGCTTGCAGCACGGCGTGGCATCCGATTGGAACTGGCATCCCGACGCGCTGCGGCAATTGACGCATCACGTGGAACGCAAGTGGCAACAGGATCTGACTTGGCAAACGGTGCAGCTGGCCGGTGCGTCGGTCGAAGAGCTGCTGAAGTCGCCGGTTCTATTTATCAGCGGTAGTGGACCGTTGGTCACGACACCTCAACAACGCGATGCCCTGAAGCAGTATGTCGAACAGGGGGGCTTCATTTTCGCGCAAGCAACAGCCGCCAGCGGATGTCAGCCGAGCCGCGAGTTTGAACAGTCGCTGCGGCAATTGGTCGAAGAGTTGTTCGACGCACCGTTGGAGAAGCTGCCGGTCGATCATCCGATTTGGAATGCAGAGTACCGATTGAAACCGACCAAGATGCCGGACAACTTTTGGCTGTATGGCGTTCAGGCGTGCTGCCGGACCAGCATCGTTTATAGTCCCGTTTCGCTGGCCTGTTTATGGGAGTTGAGCGATCCGACGGGACGCCGCGAATTGCCGGAGCGTTGGAAGCCCGCGATTGAGACGGCGGCGCAATTGGGACAAAACGTGATCGCGTACGCGACCGGACGCAGGTTGCGAGACAAGCTGGATGGGCAGACGGTCTTGGTGCCGCAGACCGATCTGGAGATGTCGCCGCGGAATACGATGATCGTTCCTCAATTGGAAATCGGCGCCGGTGGGGACGAGGCGCCGCGGGCGCTGCCAAACTTGATGGAATGGATGCGACGGCAGGTTGCCACCGAAATCGCTAGCCCCGCGGAGATGGCTGGTTTTAATGCCAAGACGCTGCAGGATTACAGCATCGTGTTTATGCACGGTCGCTACCGTTTCACGTTGACCGAAGCGCAGCGGAATGTGCTTCGTGATTTCTTGACCAGTGGCGGGACGGTTTTTGCGGGGTCGATCTGCGGCAACGATGAATTCTCGCAGTCGTTCCGTCGCGAGATGCAGTTGGTGTTGCCCGGGGTTCCGTTGGCGCCGTTGCCTGCCGATCACGAAGCCTTCACGTCGCGGTTCCGTGGATACAATCTGTCGTCGGTAACGCTGCGTAAACCGGTGGAAGGGGAATCGGGGATCGTGGTCAGCCAGAAGGTGGGCGCGCCGTTGATCGAGGTGATGCGGCAGGACGATCGCGATTGCGTCTTCTTTTCTCCGTTTGATCTCAGTTGCGCCTTGGAAAATCAAGGCGGTATCCAATGCGCCGGTTACGACACGGTGGACGCAGCCAAGATCGGAATTAATCTGATCCTCTATGCAATGCTGCAATAA
- a CDS encoding response regulator transcription factor: MSDGLTFYLISNFDPRVRAVVKSAADNHNDSAVRELSLAVVLQKQAARSPGCVIIDIDQTEGLDTIHEYIHENARTSKIILLSEQADLEFARRAFRMGVFDCLSKPLDTRQLLEAVQRAIDSLRSDQKTRQIDSSDAAALETLTPRELEYFSKLLEGWSIKTLSIHFRVSIQTAAKHRARVLSKLKAENEVELVLRFDKHRSFLSDGSESGG, from the coding sequence ATGTCTGACGGACTGACGTTCTATCTGATTTCCAACTTTGATCCACGGGTTCGCGCGGTCGTAAAGTCTGCGGCCGACAACCACAATGATTCGGCGGTGCGAGAATTATCCCTAGCCGTGGTTCTTCAAAAACAGGCTGCCAGATCGCCGGGGTGCGTGATCATCGATATCGACCAGACCGAGGGGCTCGATACGATTCACGAATACATCCATGAGAATGCCCGAACGAGCAAAATCATTTTGCTGTCCGAGCAGGCTGATTTGGAGTTTGCGCGGCGAGCGTTTCGGATGGGGGTGTTTGATTGTTTATCCAAACCGCTCGATACCCGGCAACTGCTTGAAGCGGTCCAGCGGGCGATCGATTCGCTGCGAAGCGATCAGAAAACGCGACAGATTGATAGCAGTGATGCCGCGGCCCTGGAGACACTGACGCCGCGCGAGCTCGAATACTTTTCCAAATTGCTCGAAGGCTGGTCGATCAAAACGCTCTCGATTCACTTTCGCGTTTCGATTCAAACCGCAGCGAAGCACCGCGCCCGCGTGCTATCAAAACTGAAGGCGGAGAACGAAGTGGAATTAGTCCTCCGGTTCGACAAGCACCGCTCGTTTCTGTCCGATGGATCCGAATCCGGCGGCTAG
- a CDS encoding leucyl aminopeptidase, with the protein MKMAAVHELAEDCDAIVVGVDDDGNLDPTGQQLDQKLSGWLGRVLNRETRSGKPIGAKLLAAPDAGALESIVVLGTGDPANRDCGLAYRTAATAMRMLADRKRKHVVIGFADGWDDTLARAAVAGAAAGIPGQDLYRAEIGLVEPRRVSWIGVSDTIVQAGTAVGEGICITKRLVNEPPNKIYPESFVEEAERLGRECGFEVESWDKDRLEAERCNAILAVSAGSDRPPRLAIFRYNGGPADEAPIAIVGKGVTFDSGGLSIKPSDGMKDMKCDMAGAATVLGTMVAVSRLKLAKNVVGLVGLAENMLSGSSYKLGDVIKTRNGTTIEILNTDAEGRVVLADTLDVAVQQEPSNIVDLATLTGACLVALGIDVAGVMTNDTAWCQQVKQAAELEDEKVWELPMWDFYGEQIKSKVADIKNVGEGRWGGAITAAKFLETFVGDIPWVHIDIAGPAYADAPKEWRDAGGTGAMVRTLIRLLEQAT; encoded by the coding sequence ATGAAAATGGCTGCGGTACACGAGCTGGCAGAAGATTGTGATGCGATCGTGGTGGGCGTCGACGACGACGGAAACCTTGATCCGACAGGCCAACAATTGGATCAAAAGCTCTCCGGCTGGTTGGGTCGCGTCTTGAATCGCGAAACGCGGTCGGGAAAACCGATCGGGGCCAAATTGCTGGCTGCCCCCGACGCTGGCGCGTTGGAATCGATCGTAGTCCTCGGCACCGGCGATCCGGCAAATCGCGACTGTGGGTTGGCCTATCGTACCGCCGCGACTGCGATGCGGATGCTGGCCGATCGCAAACGCAAGCATGTCGTCATCGGCTTTGCCGATGGCTGGGATGACACCCTGGCGCGCGCCGCCGTGGCGGGCGCCGCTGCGGGCATCCCCGGGCAAGATCTCTATCGCGCGGAGATTGGTTTGGTCGAACCGCGACGGGTTTCGTGGATCGGTGTCAGCGACACGATCGTGCAAGCGGGAACGGCAGTCGGCGAAGGGATCTGCATCACCAAGCGACTGGTGAACGAACCACCGAACAAAATCTACCCCGAAAGTTTCGTAGAGGAAGCCGAACGGTTGGGCCGCGAATGTGGATTTGAAGTCGAATCCTGGGATAAAGATCGTCTGGAAGCTGAGCGTTGCAACGCGATCTTAGCCGTCTCGGCGGGCTCCGACCGTCCGCCCCGATTGGCGATTTTTCGCTACAACGGAGGCCCCGCCGACGAAGCGCCGATTGCGATCGTGGGTAAGGGTGTGACGTTCGACAGCGGCGGCCTATCGATCAAGCCTAGCGACGGCATGAAAGACATGAAGTGCGACATGGCGGGCGCCGCGACAGTGCTTGGAACGATGGTCGCCGTCTCGCGATTGAAGCTTGCCAAGAACGTTGTCGGTTTGGTCGGGTTGGCCGAAAACATGCTCTCTGGCAGCAGCTACAAGCTGGGCGACGTGATCAAGACACGTAATGGCACCACGATCGAGATCCTCAACACCGATGCCGAAGGACGTGTTGTCCTGGCCGACACGCTGGACGTTGCCGTCCAACAGGAGCCTAGCAATATCGTTGATCTGGCGACACTCACCGGCGCCTGCCTGGTCGCCCTGGGGATCGACGTCGCTGGCGTCATGACCAACGATACCGCGTGGTGCCAGCAGGTCAAACAAGCCGCCGAACTGGAAGACGAGAAGGTTTGGGAACTGCCGATGTGGGATTTCTACGGCGAGCAGATCAAGAGCAAAGTGGCCGACATCAAAAACGTAGGCGAAGGACGTTGGGGTGGTGCGATCACCGCCGCCAAGTTCCTTGAAACCTTTGTCGGCGACATCCCCTGGGTACACATCGATATCGCGGGTCCCGCGTATGCCGATGCGCCGAAAGAGTGGCGTGATGCTGGCGGTACCGGCGCGATGGTCCGCACGCTCATCCGTTTGCTCGAACAAGCGACCTGA
- a CDS encoding BBP7 family outer membrane beta-barrel protein has translation MSKKRIIIVAAFACLTAIQAWAAEPREKVASSAERIARARWQPIRQPIDESLEELPSAEPEIISSEMVPFADGEVIVEEGDYYDYDDRYREGAYYGTSGDQGCDGCGSGCNSCRRGRGWSPLFCVGVPSDGWFSAEYLMWWQKGMNLPPLVTTSATTADAGVLGRGTTRTLFGGNDDYVTDSLNGMRFRLGFWLDACHRWGIEAEHFGLDTERDSFSASGDGSPILARPFFNMENNANDSELVSFPNVVNGRVSVDVTSSLEGTGVHLRRLWCCSTGCAELAGCCLPRAYTSRIEGLVGWRRLQLSETLGITENLDAADGSGSFDINDQFNTRTHFNGFNFGVLYHRQRGPWSLDLAGKFAIGSNRQSVSIAGSTVITTDTVEQYDSGILAGPSNIGQYERNRFAIVPEIGITGGYNWTPNLRFTLGYTFIYWNNVVRPGDQVDLDLNPSQFPPAIVGANASQRPGFQFNETDYWVQGWSIGAEYRF, from the coding sequence GTGTCTAAAAAACGCATTATCATCGTCGCGGCATTCGCTTGTTTGACAGCAATCCAAGCATGGGCTGCCGAACCTCGTGAAAAAGTCGCCTCATCGGCTGAGCGGATTGCCCGCGCCCGCTGGCAACCGATTCGCCAGCCGATCGATGAATCGCTGGAAGAACTGCCCAGCGCCGAACCCGAAATCATCTCTTCAGAAATGGTCCCCTTCGCCGATGGTGAAGTGATCGTGGAAGAAGGAGATTACTACGACTACGACGATCGCTACCGCGAAGGTGCCTACTACGGCACCTCGGGCGACCAAGGCTGCGATGGTTGCGGCAGCGGTTGCAATTCGTGCCGCCGTGGTCGCGGCTGGAGCCCGTTGTTCTGCGTCGGCGTGCCGTCGGACGGATGGTTCTCTGCGGAGTACCTGATGTGGTGGCAGAAGGGAATGAATCTACCTCCCTTGGTGACCACCAGCGCAACGACTGCCGATGCGGGCGTTTTAGGTCGCGGTACCACGCGAACTCTGTTTGGCGGTAACGATGACTATGTCACCGACAGCTTGAACGGAATGCGATTCCGTCTTGGGTTCTGGTTGGATGCGTGTCATCGCTGGGGAATCGAAGCGGAACACTTCGGCCTCGACACCGAACGCGATTCGTTCAGTGCATCGGGCGATGGTTCGCCAATCCTGGCCCGTCCATTCTTTAACATGGAAAACAACGCCAACGATTCCGAACTGGTTTCCTTCCCCAATGTTGTGAACGGTCGGGTCAGCGTCGACGTGACCAGTTCGCTGGAAGGGACAGGAGTTCATCTGCGACGATTGTGGTGTTGCAGCACCGGATGTGCGGAACTGGCGGGCTGCTGCTTGCCACGGGCCTACACCAGCCGTATCGAAGGCCTGGTCGGCTGGCGTCGTCTGCAATTGAGCGAAACGTTGGGAATCACCGAAAACTTGGACGCCGCCGATGGGTCGGGCAGCTTTGATATCAACGATCAATTCAACACGCGCACTCACTTCAATGGCTTTAACTTCGGCGTCTTGTACCACCGTCAACGTGGCCCTTGGTCGCTGGACCTGGCCGGCAAGTTCGCGATCGGTTCGAACCGCCAATCGGTCTCGATCGCTGGCAGCACCGTGATCACCACCGACACCGTGGAACAATATGATAGCGGCATTCTGGCAGGACCTTCGAACATCGGGCAATACGAACGCAATCGTTTTGCCATCGTCCCGGAGATCGGCATCACAGGTGGTTACAACTGGACCCCTAATCTGAGATTCACACTTGGCTACACTTTCATTTACTGGAACAATGTCGTCCGCCCGGGCGACCAAGTCGACCTGGACTTGAACCCCAGCCAGTTCCCACCTGCAATCGTTGGTGCCAACGCATCCCAGCGTCCTGGCTTCCAATTCAACGAAACAGATTACTGGGTCCAAGGATGGAGCATCGGTGCGGAGTACCGATTCTAG